From Carassius auratus strain Wakin chromosome 1, ASM336829v1, whole genome shotgun sequence, the proteins below share one genomic window:
- the atp5pf gene encoding ATP synthase peripheral stalk subunit F6, mitochondrial produces MALHRLFHLSSLFRSAVSVTLRRNIGLSAVVFNKARDLDPVQKLFLDKIREYNVKSKTAGGVVEAGPAYQKNLTEEMTKLQRLFGGGDLTKFPQFNFPEPKLEEVVTK; encoded by the exons ATGGCTCTTCATCGGCTCTTCCACCTGTCGTCACTGTTTCGTTCGGCTGTGAGCGTGACTCTGCGCAGGAACATCGGTCTGTCCGCCGTCGTCTTCAACAAAGCCCGAGACCTGGATCCTGTGCAGAAGCTCTTCCTGGACAAGATCCGCGAGTACAACGTCAAGAGCAA GACCGCTGGCGGTGTGGTTGAAGCCGGTCCGGCCTATCAGAAGAACCTGACGGAGGAGATGACCAAACTCCAGCGCTTGTTCGGAGGAGGAGATCTCACCAAATTCCCTCAGTTCAACTTCCCAG AACCCAAACTAGAGGAGGTGGTGACAAAATGA